The Ziziphus jujuba cultivar Dongzao chromosome 12, ASM3175591v1 sequence TCTGATAATCTTAGTACCAGTACCTGAACAACATAACCCAACAagaggaggggaaaaaaaaaaaaaaaaaaaaagagaagcggGGAATCAATGACTCTCTTTCATGATGATCTTCAAAGCTACTGTATCTTGATAAAATATCATATCTACAAAATACGCGAACATAGTTATATAAAAATAGGTGGACTATtttaacctttaaaaaaaaataaaaaataaaaatagaatccCTCCCAACAATATGCTTTCCTCACATGTTCTGGCTGGTTAACACATACTGgctaatacatacatataatcaaGGCCAGTATGACCACTTATAAACTGCAACCTTCTCTACCAATagaaatccatcaatttcacaCACGTTCCCATTATGCTTGGTTTACCACTAGAGAACATTCtatactttttttcctttctagtACTCATTTAGACCaattaagaaggaaaaaagagagagagccaGGTTTAGAATTAAAACAATTAGAACTTTGTTTCAATTGTTCTCCCTAGTGAAGTCAATTCAGAGTTATTTCTCTGGTTTTAtgtgatgcaaaacaaacttaaGTGTGATGCATAGGGATTTtaggagtgattcctaaaattgttctagtgtgatactagtcttatcttttaattttcagttttttcTTCACCACCTGTCCTACATCAACATATCATCAAAATTCCAACCTATAAGAGTCAAACCATTAAGTTACCCAAACCTAACAGAAGTTTAAACAAAATACCTGCCAGCTAAAAACTATCCCTCAAGGATGCAAGTAAAGGCAGAATATATGAGATTGACAAATAACTAGGATAAAGCAGGATCAGAAATCAACAACAACTAGCCAAtggaaatttaaatattttgaagaaGGCATCAAATCAAGTATGAAAATAATCAAAcatataaacatttattattatatttattttttggtgaataacatTTATTACTGTATATGCTCTTTAAGGTATTCTTTACTTCTtacttcatttattattatatgaaacCAAAACAAACTTAGGTGTGATGCATAGGGATTTAGGTGTGATGCATAGGGATTTTAGGAGTGATTCCCAAAATTGTTCTCGTGTGATACTAGAGTctaatcttttaattttcagttttttcTTCACCACCTGTCCCACATCAACATGTCATCAAAATTCCAACCTATAAGAGTCAAACTATTAAGTTCCCCAAATCTAACAGAagtttaaacaaaaataccTGCCAGCTAAAAACTTTCCCTCAAGGATGCAAGTAAAGGCAGAACATATGAGATTGACAAATAACTAGGATAAAGCAGGATCAGAAATCAACAACAACCAGCCAATGGAAATTTAAATAGTTAGAAGAAGGCATCAAATCAAGTATGAAAATAATCAAAcatataaacatttattattatatttattttttggtgaataacatttattattatatatgctCTTTAAGGTATTCTTTACTTCTTTACTTCATTTATTAATATACGTATGCTCTTTAaggtattttaataaaaagagTACTCATAGATGAATAAATATAGCAGGAAatgcgccccccccccccccaaaaaaaaaaaaaaaaaaacccaaaaaacaaagagCATCAAGGGAGCACCATTTCATTGTCTTTTTGagggtgggaaaaaaaaaaaaagagttaaaacTTCCATACACCAGTCACCAACCCAACAGCAAGGTTCACCAAGAGTTAACAACTATCAAACAGTAAAGAAACAACTATATCGGACAAAAAACAAGTAACATGGAGACAAATGACCGCATAACTTTTACCATTACTCAGCATGTAGTCGAACGTGCTCTAGCATTCAACCAGTAAAACATATCTTATATAATATCTAGAGTTCCCTTGATGACTATGCACAAACacaagaataacaataaaaaaactagACCAATAACACACACAAAAGATATATGAACATTAACAAACAGGGTCATATTAATCATAACTTCATGGAATAATCATCATCAACCAAGAAGCAGCAGTCGCAGAGAATGTTGTCAACATTAAATTTGTGAGTTCAATATCAGATAATGAGAAGGTTTCAACCGCAAACTAACTTTCCTTACAACAATTCTATATTAGCACCAAACATGTGCACCGTCCAAGTTTTATGTAGGCATCttcaatcaaaaaataaaaacacatttcACTACCCTGTAGTTTGGCTCAACAATCAGCATTGCCAAAGGAGACATGCCTACCAGTAATTACTTCCTCGCTGTTGCTAGTTTTTCTAAACAATGTGAGTGTCTAGCCTGCCAATCTAGCTCAAGAACCTATTACACTTATGATATAAGTTATAACGCATTACTGTTCAAATAAAAGACAGCAGAACCAGATTTCGTATACAATAAATAACAGCCAAAATCAACGTTAGACCTGTTGGAACTGTGAGACCGAGTTTTCCACCTGGACAGGAACCGAGACGGATGGGATGGAGCTATGCACTGGCACCTGGAAAGCAGCATAATTTCCTGCAGCAGCAGCAACTTCCACAGGAGCTTTCATCTCAGGCGTGGTGATGAAGTAGTCTGAAGCCATAATCTTGTTCAGCCTCTCTCTCAGTCCCGCATCTACAAAACCCAACtcgttaaattaaaaaaaaaaaaaattccatacaacacaaattcaaatgccttgaATTAAGAAAATAAGACAAATTTAGGCTAAAAGGCTTACAAGTAATATTAGAACTAGGCTCAATGGGCTGGTCTGAATTCTCGAGCCATAGCTTAGCGTGCTCTAAGCACTGGTGCAGCGCATTCTTGTGCGACAAGCTCGAATCCACCGGCCGCGATATCAAAAGCCCACCCAACTTGGAAATCAAATCCAAGTCCTTCTCACCAAGCAGATCCGTGGCGTCGTCGGTGACATAGTCGTAGGTCAAGCAACAACCACGTTCATGGGTCCTGGTGAACATAGTCGACGTAAAGTCACTCTGCGACTTGACGTCGAACAGAGACCCAAAATATAGAAGATTCAGAACATCCTCCACCACACCCTGCTGATCGGATTCCCGTGTTACGGGCTCGGGTCCATTGGGCTGTTCATTCCCGTCGTCCTTCTCGGAATTATCAGCGAGAGGCTGGGTGGAGAGCGAGACCTGGTGGCGTTGAACGGCGAGGTCGATCTCCTCTGAAACCGCAGTGGAAAGCGGTTGACGGAGCTTCTCGAGCTCGTCGATTAGAGCGGCGACGGCGGGTTTGGAGCGAAGAACTTCCTTTTGTTCGTTGTTAATTTGCTTGCCTTGTGATATGGCTTCCTCCATCTGAACGATGCGGTTCAATTTCTTGCGGAGGGCTCGGACGCGCTTGTTGATGAGGCTGAGGACTGGTCCGTCGGTGACATCAGAGGCCGCCGTGGCCGCCATTGTCGTCGTTCACAAAGTGGGGTTTGTAAAAGTGGTTTCTAGGTTGATCGGCCGGAGCACCACCTGGAGGTGGTGGTGGAAGTGGGTTAGCGAAAAGTGAGGgttttgtgggtttttttttttttttttttttttttttttgggggaaaggAGATGAAGCAGGAAGAGGAAGCGGCAGGACACAGCGAAGgtattttagagagagaaaatgatggtggagagagagagagagaggaatatGAATGGGTCGGATTTTAGAGTTTAAATACTGGTAATAGGGTTCGTTTGGATAGGCTTTGAATAAGGCTTTAAGTGGGTGGatcctatatttaaaaaaaaaagaaaaaaaagaaaaaaaagaaaaaaaaagaagctaaatTGGATAATTATTATGTGGGTTTTTATATGGAATTTGTAAAGCCTCTTTTTAACCCTGGGgttcatctcttttttttttttttttttttttttgggaacgaTCCCAAATAATTTCAACACCTAACATAGTAATTTGAATGTTaccttatttatttgtttgtttatttttgtctgaatgttactttatttatttgtttgtgtaTTTTTGTCTATGTAAGTAgaattttttgttgataaactTAAAATAATGATTGGATTAGGATAGTTATAACAAACTCCATACAAAGGGATTCATATTAATATGTAACAACAGCTGTACAggaataatttaaatatgttccTAATATGATTTTTAATGCAAATTTATGTCCCATTTTGAACTTGAACTTAAAATATAAGATTCAATAaaattaccttctttttttttttttttttttggtctgaaTTACCTTTCATATTGCTGTAatgaaattacctttactttttttcaactttacatagctttaaaaaatatgcattaaacatgtttttatttttttattttttatttttttgggctgaaTACATGAAACATGTTTCGggcatcaaatatagacaaccCATAAAATTGCATGCGGATCTCGACTTCCTTCTCTTTATGGCAGTATCTGTTCCTTTC is a genomic window containing:
- the LOC107428788 gene encoding uncharacterized protein LOC107428788 isoform X2; this encodes MAATAASDVTDGPVLSLINKRVRALRKKLNRIVQMEEAISQGKQINNEQKEVLRSKPAVAALIDELEKLRQPLSTAVSEEIDLAVQRHQVSLSTQPLADNSEKDDGNEQPNGPEPVTRESDQQGVVEDVLNLLYFGSLFDVKSQSDFTSTMFTRTHERGCCLTYDYVTDDATDLLGEKDLDLISKLGGLLISRPVDSSLSHKNALHQCLEHAKLWLENSDQPIEPSSNITYAGLRERLNKIMASDYFITTPEMKAPVEVAAAAGNYAAFQVPVHSSIPSVSVPVQVENSVSQFQQEEGTSFQGHEISDNQPSPLEELQEDDEVEREYSAEAVSVDQEQVRPEAEVVQRDFESKDQQYVPRRSYQNQRGGRGAGGGRRGYPNGRGGRGSSRGGGAYQNGRNQYYEQPGGYYPRNYYSNNHRGRGGRGGGPPYNNNHGSVQVGQASASIGVGS
- the LOC107428788 gene encoding uncharacterized protein LOC107428788 isoform X1: MAATAASDVTDGPVLSLINKRVRALRKKLNRIVQMEEAISQGKQINNEQKEVLRSKPAVAALIDELEKLRQPLSTAVSEEIDLAVQRHQVSLSTQPLADNSEKDDGNEQPNGPEPVTRESDQQGVVEDVLNLLYFGSLFDVKSQSDFTSTMFTRTHERGCCLTYDYVTDDATDLLGEKDLDLISKLGGLLISRPVDSSLSHKNALHQCLEHAKLWLENSDQPIEPSSNITYAGLRERLNKIMASDYFITTPEMKAPVEVAAAAGNYAAFQVPVHSSIPSVSVPVQVENSVSQFQQEEGTSFQGHEISDNQPSPLEELQEASILQDDEVEREYSAEAVSVDQEQVRPEAEVVQRDFESKDQQYVPRRSYQNQRGGRGAGGGRRGYPNGRGGRGSSRGGGAYQNGRNQYYEQPGGYYPRNYYSNNHRGRGGRGGGPPYNNNHGSVQVGQASASIGVGS
- the LOC107428788 gene encoding uncharacterized protein LOC107428788 isoform X3; translated protein: MAATAASDVTDGPVLSLINKRVRALRKKLNRIVQMEEAISQGKQINNEQKEVLRSKPAVAALIDELEKLRQPLSTAVSEEIDLAVQRHQVSLSTQPLADNSEKDDGNEQPNGPEPVTRESDQQGVVEDVLNLLYFGSLFDVKSQSDFTSTMFTRTHERGCCLTYDYVTDDATDLLGEKDLDLISKLGGLLISRPVDSSLSHKNALHQCLEHAKLWLENSDQPIEPSSNITYAGLRERLNKIMASDYFITTPEMKAPVEVAAAAGNYAAFQVPVHSSIPSVSVPVQEEGTSFQGHEISDNQPSPLEELQEASILQDDEVEREYSAEAVSVDQEQVRPEAEVVQRDFESKDQQYVPRRSYQNQRGGRGAGGGRRGYPNGRGGRGSSRGGGAYQNGRNQYYEQPGGYYPRNYYSNNHRGRGGRGGGPPYNNNHGSVQVGQASASIGVGS
- the LOC107428788 gene encoding uncharacterized protein LOC107428788 isoform X4, with product MAATAASDVTDGPVLSLINKRVRALRKKLNRIVQMEEAISQGKQINNEQKEVLRSKPAVAALIDELEKLRQPLSTAVSEEIDLAVQRHQVSLSTQPLADNSEKDDGNEQPNGPEPVTRESDQQGVVEDVLNLLYFGSLFDVKSQSDFTSTMFTRTHERGCCLTYDYVTDDATDLLGEKDLDLISKLGGLLISRPVDSSLSHKNALHQCLEHAKLWLENSDQPIEPSSNITYAGLRERLNKIMASDYFITTPEMKAPVEVAAAAGNYAAFQVPVHSSIPSVSVPVQEEGTSFQGHEISDNQPSPLEELQEDDEVEREYSAEAVSVDQEQVRPEAEVVQRDFESKDQQYVPRRSYQNQRGGRGAGGGRRGYPNGRGGRGSSRGGGAYQNGRNQYYEQPGGYYPRNYYSNNHRGRGGRGGGPPYNNNHGSVQVGQASASIGVGS